Proteins encoded in a region of the Chryseobacterium piperi genome:
- the moaA gene encoding GTP 3',8-cyclase MoaA, with product MLTDKHGRKINYLRLAVTDRCNLRCTYCMPEEGLDWLSRKELMTDEEMLRICSVFTEMGVDKIRITGGEPFIRKNFISLLENIAHLNGLDQLTITTNGLLTEPHVPKLKELGITSVNLSLDTLDKDRFFAITRRNSLDKVLKTIDTLLQNEIHVKINAVVMENSNIEDLIPLAKLTEDLNIDVRFIEEMPFNGGSHETSLEWNFIRILEHLKGHFPSIVKINDPKHSTSYNYKIPGFKGDIGIIAAYTRSFCGDCNRIRITPSGVMRTCLYDAGTLNLKDAMREGKTDEELKEFIELAIQNKPKDGWEAEKFNLTEQQSHQSMATIGG from the coding sequence ATGCTAACGGACAAACACGGACGAAAAATTAATTATTTACGACTTGCAGTAACGGACCGCTGCAATCTTCGGTGCACCTACTGCATGCCGGAGGAAGGTCTCGACTGGCTTAGCCGTAAAGAATTAATGACTGATGAAGAGATGCTAAGAATTTGTTCTGTTTTTACGGAAATGGGAGTCGATAAAATAAGGATCACCGGAGGAGAGCCTTTCATCAGAAAAAACTTTATTTCACTTCTTGAAAATATTGCTCACCTGAACGGGCTTGATCAACTTACAATAACCACCAACGGTCTTCTGACAGAACCCCATGTTCCTAAATTAAAAGAACTGGGAATTACATCTGTTAATCTTAGTTTAGATACTCTTGATAAAGACCGGTTTTTTGCTATTACACGACGTAACAGCCTGGATAAAGTATTAAAAACCATAGATACTCTTTTGCAAAATGAGATCCATGTCAAAATCAATGCGGTAGTTATGGAAAACAGCAATATTGAAGATCTTATTCCGCTAGCAAAGCTTACGGAGGATCTCAATATCGATGTGCGATTCATAGAGGAAATGCCTTTTAACGGGGGAAGTCATGAGACTTCTTTAGAATGGAACTTCATTAGGATCTTAGAGCATTTAAAAGGCCATTTTCCTTCGATTGTGAAAATTAATGACCCAAAGCATTCCACTTCATATAATTACAAAATCCCTGGATTTAAAGGTGATATCGGAATTATTGCCGCCTATACCCGCTCTTTTTGCGGAGATTGTAACCGGATCCGTATTACTCCCTCCGGAGTGATGAGAACCTGTCTTTATGATGCAGGCACCCTAAACTTAAAAGATGCGATGCGTGAAGGTAAGACTGACGAAGAGCTGAAAGAGTTTATTGAACTTGCCATTCAAAATAAACCCAAAGACGGATGGGAAGCAGAGAAATTTAATTTAACAGAACAACAAAGCCATCAATCTATGGCAACAATAGGCGGTTAG
- a CDS encoding NADH:flavin oxidoreductase: protein MSTNALFTPFNYKSLQLKNRLVMAPMTRAQSADGVPTQKIADYYGRRAASEVGLILSEGTVINRPASKNVQNIPDFYGTEALEGWKNVINQVHQNGGKMGPQIWHVGDTRMSEEYPAVPMEKASTMSLEDIQDTIRQFAASAKSAKDLGFDCLEIHGAHGYLIDQFFWEVTNTRTDEYGGKTLKERSRFAVDIIKAIRAAVGEDFTIIIRLSQWKQQDYKSRLALTPSEMEDWLLPMKEAGADIFHCSQRRFWEPEFEGSDLNFAGWAKKVTGQPTITVGSVGLKGDFMAAFAGESSEKSDLTELIRRLEREDFDLVAVGRALLNDHQWVKKIKEGKLEELSGFSAESMGVLY from the coding sequence ATGAGTACAAACGCATTATTTACTCCATTCAATTATAAAAGCTTACAGCTTAAAAACAGACTTGTCATGGCTCCTATGACCAGAGCACAATCAGCAGATGGAGTACCTACGCAGAAAATAGCAGATTATTATGGACGAAGAGCGGCTTCAGAAGTAGGATTAATCCTTTCTGAAGGAACGGTGATTAACCGCCCAGCTTCTAAAAATGTGCAGAACATTCCCGACTTCTACGGAACAGAAGCATTGGAGGGATGGAAAAATGTAATCAATCAGGTACATCAGAATGGCGGTAAAATGGGACCACAGATCTGGCATGTAGGTGACACCAGAATGTCCGAAGAGTATCCGGCTGTTCCTATGGAGAAGGCTTCCACCATGTCATTGGAAGATATCCAGGATACCATCCGTCAATTTGCAGCTTCTGCAAAATCAGCTAAAGATTTGGGTTTCGACTGTCTTGAAATCCATGGAGCTCACGGATATCTTATCGACCAGTTCTTCTGGGAAGTAACGAATACCAGAACGGATGAATACGGTGGAAAAACACTGAAAGAAAGATCACGTTTTGCTGTAGATATTATCAAAGCAATAAGAGCAGCGGTAGGAGAAGATTTCACCATCATCATCCGTCTTTCTCAATGGAAGCAGCAGGACTACAAAAGCAGATTAGCCCTTACTCCTTCAGAAATGGAAGATTGGTTGCTTCCAATGAAAGAAGCAGGAGCAGATATCTTTCACTGTTCACAACGCCGTTTCTGGGAACCTGAATTTGAAGGTTCTGATCTTAATTTCGCAGGATGGGCAAAAAAAGTAACGGGTCAACCAACTATTACGGTAGGATCGGTAGGTCTTAAAGGTGACTTTATGGCTGCATTTGCAGGAGAAAGTTCAGAAAAATCAGATCTTACAGAGTTAATCAGAAGACTGGAAAGAGAGGACTTTGACCTTGTAGCAGTAGGACGTGCATTACTTAATGATCACCAATGGGTCAAAAAAATAAAAGAGGGGAAATTAGAAGAACTTTCCGGCTTTTCAGCTGAAAGCATGGGAGTTTTATACTAA
- a CDS encoding phage integrase SAM-like domain-containing protein — MTFQFFLTTNGGLKKINLKISDPSKNTHFIFRTPFSIDENDWDPKKERPKNIYIKKYKRLYEKMNNLKLELKQYIEKKNEIGKSINQRLLSAKAKQIYAEGKKEFFESTLLHFMQLYISTKENLICTSTYKRYKVFFNLLQRFEAHMMSRLRIDEINATFIKDFMIFGKEEQYSENTIYRTIHFVKTILNFAERKGIRTCVRELEIKREKQNKEIITLNEHELIQIKKTNVPVELQAAKDWLIISCYTGQRFSDFMHFSTDQLIQIDGRTCISFVQQKTQKQIILPLHPTVLNILRKNNSQFPSLMDMKDYNDCIKRIAKIAKLNERVNAKKRFGFRSKNVETEKWNVISSHIGRRSFATNFYGKIPTPLLMEATGHSTEQMFLRYINPVNMENVISLGKYFDKMYTDRNLSANIMQSSQSNKHFKIESIK, encoded by the coding sequence ATGACATTCCAGTTTTTTCTCACAACGAATGGTGGGCTAAAAAAGATCAATCTTAAGATCTCTGATCCTTCGAAAAATACCCATTTTATATTTCGAACACCATTTAGCATTGATGAGAATGATTGGGACCCCAAAAAAGAAAGACCTAAGAATATCTATATTAAAAAATACAAACGACTGTATGAGAAAATGAATAACCTAAAACTTGAGTTAAAACAATACATTGAAAAGAAAAATGAAATCGGAAAGTCAATTAATCAAAGGTTATTATCAGCAAAAGCCAAGCAGATATATGCTGAAGGAAAAAAAGAGTTTTTTGAAAGTACATTGCTACACTTTATGCAGCTGTACATTTCTACAAAGGAGAATTTAATTTGTACATCCACCTATAAACGTTATAAAGTCTTTTTCAATCTCTTACAAAGATTTGAAGCCCACATGATGAGTCGTCTGCGTATCGATGAAATTAATGCTACATTCATCAAAGACTTTATGATTTTTGGTAAAGAAGAGCAATATAGTGAAAATACCATTTACAGAACCATCCATTTTGTAAAAACCATATTAAATTTTGCAGAAAGAAAAGGTATTCGCACCTGTGTACGCGAGCTGGAAATAAAAAGAGAAAAGCAAAATAAGGAAATCATTACACTCAATGAGCATGAACTGATTCAAATAAAAAAAACCAATGTTCCGGTAGAATTACAAGCTGCAAAAGACTGGCTTATCATCAGCTGCTACACTGGCCAGAGGTTTTCCGATTTCATGCATTTCTCCACCGATCAACTGATTCAAATTGATGGTAGAACCTGCATAAGCTTTGTTCAACAAAAAACACAAAAACAAATAATCCTCCCCTTACACCCTACAGTACTTAATATTTTACGGAAGAATAATAGCCAATTTCCTTCCCTGATGGATATGAAAGACTACAATGACTGTATTAAAAGAATTGCTAAAATTGCAAAATTAAACGAAAGGGTGAACGCTAAAAAACGCTTTGGTTTCAGGTCGAAAAATGTGGAAACTGAAAAATGGAATGTCATCTCCAGCCATATTGGAAGAAGAAGTTTTGCAACCAATTTCTATGGAAAGATCCCTACTCCTCTATTAATGGAAGCTACGGGACACAGTACTGAACAGATGTTTCTCCGCTATATTAACCCCGTTAATATGGAAAACGTAATATCATTAGGTAAATATTTTGATAAAATGTATACAGATAGAAACCTTAGTGCCAATATCATGCAATCTTCCCAATCTAATAAACACTTCAAAATTGAATCAATAAAATAG
- a CDS encoding molybdopterin molybdotransferase MoeA: protein MEMITVQEAENILFSELRDFGTEEISYEQALGRVLAENLLADRDLPPFDRPTVDGIAIDYDAYHKGVHSFSIKATQAAGDSPNAITDQTDCIEIMTGAALDQSVNTVIRYEDLSIENGIASIQNIEVKKGQNIHLKGKDKKQGDLLVKANQLITPAIIGVAASIGKIKLSVKKVPRVIIISTGDEMVDPSTDPTPFQLRRSNGITIKAALTKFGIHAELLHLNDNYEIIRQELKHCLNDYDVLLMSGGVSMGKFDYVPKVLEELGVQKLFHKIKQRPGKPFWFGKSPEQKLIFAFPGNPVSVFMCLHRYFVPWLEQSLQTNPSPQYAMLNNDIQFPYSLQYFAQVKLRINETGQLTAESIDTNGSGDFSHLPETDAFMELPLEQEVFRKGEMYRVWKYNL from the coding sequence ATGGAAATGATTACAGTACAGGAAGCAGAAAACATACTTTTTTCAGAACTTCGGGATTTTGGTACCGAAGAAATTAGTTATGAACAGGCTTTAGGAAGAGTTCTGGCAGAAAACCTTTTGGCAGACCGGGATTTACCTCCCTTCGATCGGCCTACGGTTGATGGAATAGCGATTGATTATGATGCTTATCATAAAGGAGTTCATTCTTTTTCCATAAAAGCAACACAAGCAGCAGGAGATTCTCCAAATGCTATTACAGACCAGACAGATTGTATTGAAATAATGACCGGCGCTGCTTTAGATCAATCGGTAAATACAGTGATTCGCTATGAAGACCTGTCGATTGAAAATGGCATTGCCAGTATCCAAAATATAGAAGTAAAAAAAGGACAAAATATCCATCTTAAAGGAAAAGATAAAAAACAAGGAGACCTTCTCGTTAAAGCTAATCAACTCATCACTCCTGCCATAATCGGAGTTGCTGCGTCCATTGGTAAAATAAAACTATCCGTTAAAAAGGTTCCTCGTGTGATCATTATTTCAACCGGAGACGAAATGGTAGATCCTTCAACAGATCCTACCCCATTTCAATTACGCCGATCTAATGGAATTACCATCAAAGCGGCTTTAACAAAGTTTGGAATTCATGCAGAACTACTTCACCTCAATGACAATTACGAAATTATCAGACAAGAACTCAAACATTGCCTTAATGATTATGATGTATTGCTCATGAGCGGCGGTGTTTCAATGGGGAAATTTGATTATGTTCCTAAAGTCCTGGAAGAACTGGGAGTGCAGAAACTATTTCATAAAATAAAACAACGTCCGGGCAAACCGTTCTGGTTCGGAAAATCTCCCGAGCAAAAACTTATTTTTGCTTTTCCAGGAAACCCTGTTTCCGTCTTTATGTGTTTGCATCGCTATTTTGTCCCATGGCTTGAGCAGTCTTTACAAACAAATCCTTCCCCACAATATGCAATGCTGAACAATGATATTCAGTTCCCCTATTCCCTTCAATACTTTGCCCAGGTAAAGTTAAGGATTAACGAGACGGGACAATTGACTGCTGAATCCATTGATACAAACGGTTCAGGTGATTTTTCACACCTTCCGGAAACGGATGCTTTTATGGAGTTGCCACTGGAACAGGAGGTATTCAGAAAAGGAGAAATGTACCGGGTGTGGAAATACAATCTGTGA
- a CDS encoding 3-oxoacyl-ACP synthase III family protein encodes MTSKIIGVGNYIPPETITNLFFDKHNFINKSGESLKESNAIIASKLKEITGIEERRYASNDQVTSDLGLIAAQAAIDDAGIDPETLDYIIFAHNFGDVRFGTIQSDTVPSLASRVKHLLKIKNNFCVAYDVLFGCPGWIEGVIQANAFIKAGIAKRCLVIGAETLSRVVDIHDRDSMIYADGAGASILEISDDDSGIQSHVSASFTLNEKDYLYFGKSYKNDCCPDTKYIKMEGRKIYEFALSNVPDAMKKCLNDSGYEIDQLNKIIIHQANEKMDEAIVKRFYQLYDRPMPEHIMPMVICKLGNSSVATIPSLLTMILNDELALHEINKGDIVMFASVGAGMNVNAFVYKF; translated from the coding sequence ATGACTAGTAAAATCATCGGTGTAGGAAACTACATTCCCCCAGAAACCATTACCAATTTATTCTTTGATAAACACAATTTTATAAACAAAAGCGGCGAGTCATTAAAAGAGAGTAATGCAATTATTGCCAGTAAACTAAAGGAGATTACAGGCATCGAAGAAAGAAGATATGCAAGTAATGATCAGGTTACTTCGGATTTAGGATTAATTGCTGCACAGGCAGCGATAGATGACGCCGGAATCGATCCAGAAACATTAGACTACATTATATTTGCCCATAATTTTGGCGACGTTCGCTTCGGAACCATTCAATCTGATACCGTTCCAAGTCTTGCCTCAAGGGTAAAACATCTTTTGAAAATCAAAAACAATTTTTGTGTAGCGTATGACGTATTATTCGGATGTCCGGGATGGATTGAAGGAGTGATACAGGCCAACGCCTTTATTAAAGCGGGAATTGCCAAGCGCTGCCTGGTTATAGGAGCCGAAACGCTATCCCGTGTTGTAGATATTCACGACAGAGATAGCATGATCTATGCGGATGGGGCTGGAGCCTCTATTTTAGAGATTTCTGATGATGATTCCGGAATACAATCCCATGTTTCCGCTTCCTTTACATTGAATGAAAAAGATTATCTGTATTTTGGAAAATCGTATAAAAACGATTGCTGTCCGGATACCAAATATATCAAAATGGAAGGCAGAAAGATTTATGAATTTGCACTTTCCAATGTTCCGGATGCGATGAAAAAATGTCTGAACGATAGTGGATATGAAATCGATCAGCTGAACAAGATTATTATCCATCAGGCGAATGAAAAAATGGACGAAGCTATTGTCAAGAGGTTCTACCAGCTTTATGACAGGCCTATGCCTGAGCATATCATGCCAATGGTTATTTGTAAACTAGGGAATAGTAGTGTAGCAACCATTCCGTCTTTATTGACGATGATTCTGAATGATGAATTGGCATTACATGAAATTAATAAAGGAGATATTGTCATGTTTGCTTCGGTAGGAGCTGGAATGAATGTGAATGCATTTGTTTATAAATTCTAA
- a CDS encoding Crp/Fnr family transcriptional regulator, whose translation MSDPLRIHIEKVVPLTDEEFAIVASYFIGKKYKKYQFLIQEGEPVTYHYFVVKGLLKLVYTDDTGKSHIVGFAMEDWWESDFQAFYTQKKATMSLECIEDTEVLCVSLENYRKLCNELPKIERFFLEKAYFGFIAAQQRIISMMTSGTKERYNQLLQQYPLLVQRVPKSLLAAYLGVSRETLSRLSR comes from the coding sequence ATGTCTGATCCATTAAGAATACATATCGAAAAAGTAGTTCCTCTTACTGATGAGGAATTTGCGATCGTAGCTTCCTATTTTATCGGGAAAAAATATAAAAAATACCAGTTTTTAATACAGGAAGGAGAGCCGGTTACTTATCATTATTTCGTAGTGAAAGGGCTTTTAAAATTAGTATATACGGATGATACGGGTAAAAGCCATATTGTTGGTTTTGCAATGGAAGATTGGTGGGAAAGTGATTTTCAGGCTTTTTATACACAGAAAAAAGCAACCATGTCACTAGAATGTATTGAAGATACGGAAGTATTATGCGTAAGCCTTGAAAACTACAGAAAACTATGCAATGAACTTCCGAAGATAGAAAGGTTTTTCCTTGAGAAGGCTTATTTTGGTTTTATTGCAGCCCAGCAACGCATTATTTCTATGATGACCTCCGGTACTAAAGAGCGCTATAATCAATTGCTCCAACAATATCCATTGCTGGTACAAAGGGTTCCGAAATCACTTCTGGCAGCATATCTGGGTGTTTCAAGGGAAACATTAAGCCGTTTGTCTCGTTAA
- a CDS encoding helix-turn-helix domain-containing protein produces the protein MSENKDIFDASPFIPNLSSDQAQRLYVVYQDIVSSSELNIFPDNSFTIILLDEGEGTCITDTNKYHLKPKQLFIHLPRRKFVWSLSPNSKGRRLIIKDSIIETFSPPLKQTFSSFNQCEMIHPNDETYEKFSAEFLTIKKELLSEVVFPELLNARVRLIALMVNLWIQHLYGDSALADPESLAFKFHSLVDRHFKTQKSIGFYAEELCITPNYLGIVCRKNYKMSPLEFIKERTLLEAKRLLYSSDKSIKEIAFELGFQNFSYFSYFFRSRTKLTPKAYREMLKKS, from the coding sequence ATGAGTGAAAATAAAGATATATTTGATGCAAGCCCTTTTATCCCCAATCTGTCTTCTGATCAGGCCCAACGATTATATGTGGTTTATCAGGATATTGTAAGCTCATCTGAACTGAATATTTTTCCTGATAATTCTTTTACGATTATCCTTCTTGACGAAGGAGAAGGGACATGCATTACGGATACCAATAAATACCATTTAAAACCTAAGCAGCTTTTTATCCATCTTCCCAGGCGTAAATTTGTGTGGAGCTTATCTCCTAATTCCAAAGGGAGAAGGCTAATCATTAAAGATTCTATTATCGAGACATTCTCACCTCCTCTAAAACAAACTTTTTCATCATTTAATCAATGTGAAATGATTCATCCGAATGATGAAACCTACGAAAAGTTTAGTGCAGAATTCCTGACGATAAAAAAAGAGTTGCTTTCCGAAGTTGTTTTTCCTGAATTGCTTAATGCAAGGGTTAGGCTTATTGCGCTGATGGTTAATTTATGGATTCAGCATTTATACGGAGATTCTGCTTTAGCGGACCCTGAAAGTCTTGCGTTTAAATTTCATTCTTTAGTCGATCGTCATTTTAAAACTCAAAAGAGTATCGGATTTTATGCAGAAGAATTATGCATTACTCCGAACTACCTGGGGATTGTATGCAGAAAAAATTATAAAATGTCTCCGCTGGAATTTATAAAAGAAAGGACTTTATTAGAAGCAAAGCGGTTACTGTACAGTTCAGACAAATCGATTAAAGAGATTGCTTTTGAATTAGGATTTCAGAACTTCTCCTATTTTTCTTATTTCTTTAGGTCAAGAACAAAACTTACACCTAAAGCTTATAGAGAAATGTTGAAGAAAAGCTAG
- a CDS encoding site-specific integrase — MLETSYGLTFFLKSPKKKSDTVRYVYLRVTVDGTPKETSTKRRWDIQRWDQKLERATGTKEDAKAINFFLESLVTKISNYKTELINASQTITAAKIIDFVKGNNVAKAKVLEEFQKHNDEMDALVPKEFAKGTHTRFVTARSHVQEFIRFKYHREDLEFRELNYEFIKDYEFYLKTVRNCANNTTLKYISNLKKIVLRAIAKEIISKDPFVLFKGKKTKIKKKPLTKAELYRLENKQFSTERLSIVRDISVFQCYTGLAYIDVYQLKKEVIQEGDDGRLWIMSSRQKTKSTTNIPLLPEALKIIEKYKDHPTCISRGSVLPVKSNQKMNEYLKEIAILCKISGTLNTHRFRRTFASTVTLSNGVPIHVVKEMLGHHSVTQTEDYAITEQETISKEMIGLGERLFASDKLESSNDFSRILLRFENELRDLKQMQHSRSSQSFEEKIVQVEEILNQLKVYRA; from the coding sequence ATGCTAGAAACAAGTTATGGACTAACCTTCTTTTTGAAGAGTCCGAAAAAGAAATCTGATACGGTCAGATATGTTTATTTGAGAGTTACTGTTGATGGAACACCAAAAGAAACATCCACTAAAAGAAGATGGGATATTCAAAGATGGGATCAGAAACTAGAAAGAGCAACAGGTACTAAAGAAGACGCTAAAGCGATTAATTTCTTTTTGGAATCATTGGTAACAAAAATTAGCAATTACAAAACGGAGCTAATTAATGCCAGCCAAACCATTACAGCAGCTAAGATTATTGATTTTGTAAAAGGTAACAACGTAGCAAAGGCTAAAGTACTCGAAGAGTTTCAAAAGCATAATGATGAAATGGACGCATTGGTTCCTAAAGAATTTGCAAAGGGAACTCATACCCGTTTTGTAACTGCACGATCTCATGTACAGGAATTTATCCGTTTCAAATATCATAGAGAAGATTTGGAGTTTCGTGAGCTCAACTATGAATTTATCAAGGATTATGAATTTTACTTAAAAACGGTCAGAAACTGCGCTAACAATACGACTTTAAAGTATATAAGTAATTTAAAAAAAATTGTGCTTCGCGCGATTGCCAAGGAAATCATTTCCAAAGATCCATTTGTACTGTTCAAAGGTAAAAAGACGAAGATCAAGAAAAAACCGCTTACCAAAGCAGAACTTTATCGGCTTGAAAATAAGCAGTTCTCTACAGAAAGGCTTTCTATTGTACGAGATATTTCTGTTTTCCAGTGTTATACCGGATTGGCATACATTGATGTTTATCAACTGAAAAAAGAAGTTATTCAAGAAGGGGATGATGGGAGATTGTGGATCATGAGCAGTAGGCAAAAAACAAAATCTACTACTAATATTCCTTTGTTACCAGAAGCTTTGAAGATCATCGAAAAATATAAAGATCACCCGACCTGTATTTCCCGAGGTTCTGTACTCCCGGTAAAATCAAATCAGAAGATGAATGAGTATCTTAAAGAAATTGCAATACTGTGCAAAATTAGCGGTACACTTAATACCCACAGGTTCAGACGCACTTTCGCCAGTACGGTAACACTGAGTAATGGTGTCCCCATCCATGTGGTCAAAGAAATGTTGGGTCACCATTCAGTAACCCAAACTGAGGATTACGCTATTACGGAGCAGGAAACAATCAGTAAAGAAATGATAGGTTTAGGGGAAAGGCTTTTCGCATCAGATAAATTAGAAAGTAGTAATGATTTTTCTAGAATATTGCTGAGATTCGAAAACGAGTTGAGAGATTTGAAACAAATGCAACATTCTAGAAGCTCTCAAAGTTTTGAAGAGAAGATTGTTCAAGTTGAAGAAATACTGAATCAATTAAAGGTTTACAGAGCTTAA
- a CDS encoding DUF1932 domain-containing protein, which produces MQAKKNEAASAYKLLFSMVNKGMNALFFETMTAAAHFGILDELNDSLQKFLPGTYEDLMKTTPTYPQHIFRRIDEMKGLTDMLNTESQPNIIAAATAETFERIYQSGIFKNEKPETVVETFQNFKKLI; this is translated from the coding sequence ATGCAGGCGAAAAAAAATGAAGCAGCATCTGCCTATAAACTATTATTCTCAATGGTCAACAAAGGGATGAATGCTTTATTTTTTGAAACCATGACTGCCGCAGCCCATTTTGGTATTCTCGATGAATTGAATGACAGTCTTCAGAAGTTTCTTCCGGGAACCTATGAGGATCTTATGAAGACCACACCTACCTATCCACAGCATATTTTCAGGAGAATAGACGAGATGAAAGGACTCACGGATATGCTCAATACAGAAAGCCAGCCTAATATCATAGCTGCTGCAACTGCAGAGACTTTTGAAAGGATATATCAATCCGGCATCTTTAAGAATGAAAAACCTGAAACCGTTGTTGAAACTTTTCAAAATTTCAAAAAATTGATTTAG
- a CDS encoding NAD(P)-binding domain-containing protein, with protein sequence MPNHPVIALLFPGDMGTQIARELIKNGYPIITAGEGRSSRTLQNIKDTGIIDLGTLQNVVNQADVIIALTSPENSLELAEKTISCLKNTDNRPVYIDLNSNTPQTVLSIENLFSSMNIRFINGAVMGASQDIPDHATLIVSGIYRSLFIELFSEIFTIKDAGEKK encoded by the coding sequence ATGCCCAACCACCCCGTCATTGCCTTACTTTTCCCCGGAGACATGGGAACCCAAATTGCCCGGGAATTAATCAAAAACGGATACCCTATCATTACTGCAGGCGAAGGAAGGTCATCAAGGACATTACAAAATATAAAGGATACAGGAATTATTGATTTGGGCACATTACAAAATGTAGTCAACCAGGCTGACGTTATCATCGCTCTTACCAGTCCTGAAAATAGTCTGGAACTGGCAGAAAAAACAATTTCTTGCTTAAAAAATACAGATAACCGACCTGTTTATATAGATTTAAATTCCAATACTCCTCAAACCGTCTTGTCTATTGAGAATTTATTTTCATCCATGAACATCCGATTTATCAACGGAGCTGTAATGGGTGCTTCCCAGGATATTCCCGACCACGCGACCCTAATCGTAAGTGGAATATACAGGAGTTTATTTATAGAACTCTTTTCAGAAATATTCACCATAAAGGATGCAGGCGAAAAAAAATGA
- a CDS encoding RidA family protein, with protein sequence MEKRTINPWKWQNERSYSQAVEVKNVESTLYCSGQAAIDPDGISSNEDMKSQLQQAIANLEEVISTAGYQCNGIVRLNIYTTSTKELWPHFPILQEWIGKHGIEQAVTMLEVTGLFETLTVELEATVVK encoded by the coding sequence ATGGAAAAAAGAACAATCAATCCCTGGAAATGGCAAAACGAACGCAGCTATTCTCAGGCTGTCGAAGTAAAAAATGTAGAAAGTACTTTATATTGCTCCGGCCAGGCAGCGATTGATCCTGATGGGATCTCCAGTAATGAAGATATGAAATCCCAGCTTCAACAGGCTATTGCTAACTTGGAAGAAGTAATAAGCACTGCGGGATATCAATGTAATGGTATTGTAAGGCTCAATATTTATACTACCTCGACTAAAGAGCTTTGGCCTCATTTTCCTATTCTTCAGGAATGGATTGGAAAACATGGTATCGAGCAGGCGGTTACCATGTTGGAAGTGACAGGATTATTCGAGACGTTAACAGTAGAGTTGGAAGCGACTGTGGTGAAATAA
- a CDS encoding winged helix-turn-helix transcriptional regulator — protein sequence MRQNKMTQCNCPLGKAMSALGSKWKPIIVMVIKDRRLRFGQIDARIHVISRKVLTDQLREMEEDGLLTREEFKELPPRVEYYLTDKGLALLPILHLLEDWERTYDVKEALADAEA from the coding sequence ATGAGACAAAACAAAATGACGCAATGCAACTGCCCTTTGGGAAAAGCAATGTCGGCGCTTGGAAGTAAATGGAAACCGATCATTGTAATGGTGATCAAAGACAGGAGATTACGTTTTGGACAGATTGACGCACGTATTCATGTAATTTCCCGGAAGGTTCTTACGGACCAGTTAAGAGAAATGGAAGAGGATGGTCTGTTAACCCGGGAAGAATTTAAAGAATTGCCTCCCAGGGTTGAATACTATCTCACGGATAAAGGGTTGGCTCTTTTACCGATTTTGCACTTGCTGGAAGACTGGGAAAGAACATATGATGTGAAAGAGGCTTTAGCAGATGCTGAGGCTTGA